The region ATGGCAGCGATCCTGCGACGCCAGCGGAGTGTGCGTTGACATTCGATCCGTTCAGTGGCTACGAACATGCGGTCAGTGCGCCAGGCAGCCGTTGGACCGATGGTGGTTCAGCATTCAGTGCAATGAATACCTGCCTTCCCCCCAATCGTCCTCAATGTGCATTCGCAAATCATGATGCTCAGGACGGTTTTTATACGGCTTCGAGCTATCACCCTGGCGGTGTCATGGCAACGTTCGCGGATGGTTCGGTTCGGTTTATCACGGAAACGATCGATGCCGGCAACCAAGGGGCTGAACCTGTTGCGTCAGGTCCAAGTCCTTACGGTGTCTGGGGCTCGATGGGCAGCAAGAGCGGCGGCGAATACACACCAGGAAGCGAATAAGGATGACTCGGTATCTGTTACTTCTCGGACTGTTTTTGGGGCTCCCTTCGTTAGGTTGCTACTCCGGAAGTCCCAGTACGATTCCAGGTCGCTCTCCAACGATTCCAGTTCAAGGAGTCATCACCCTTGATAACGAACCTGTCGCCAACGCGACGGTTATGTTCTTCTGCAAAAAACTGCGAATTACGTCGTATGGCAAGACGAATGAAAACGGTGAATTCTCGCTGACGACCTATGATCCCGAAGATGGTGCTCCAGAAGGTCGCTACGTCGTAACGGTTAAGAAAAGCGAGCAAACGATCACAAAACCTAGTGAGCATCCTACGTTACCTCCGCAGTCCGAGACCGTTCAGCTGTTGCCGGCGGAGTATGGCGACTTGGAATCGACCTCTCTTCGCGCGACCGTCATTACGGGGGGAAATAACTCCTTCCCGTTCAATCTTACTCGCTAGCCCCCTCTTTGGGGTGCGTCATTATCGTTGTACGTTTCGCGCATATTTCGCGTAGAATTGCCGTAGATTCAGGCAACTTCTATCGATACGAGGCGGAGTAAATCAGATGGGCCCTATTCGAGGTCTTTGGCGAGATACTTGGTGGCTGTGGTGTGTTTTTCTGGTCGCCATTCTGAGCGTTGCTTACGTGGTGACTCCCTTTTTTGTCATTCTGATTCCTATCTTCCTCGTCGTCTTTGTCTACTTCAGCTTCGTTCGCTACGACGATCAAGGACGCAACAAAGGGGACCTCGTTTGAGGCTGCTCGATTCTCCCTTGAAGATCTAAAAAGCCGGCACGCAGCTGGTCTGCTGCGTTCGTAGCATGCCAGCAGGCAGCATGTTAGACTTGTCTAGTAGTCACCCTGCCCCATCCTGCGATTGTTGTCCTGACAGTCCGCGCTGCCCACCTTCGAACTATGACACCCAGAATCACTCTGCTTGCGGTCTCGATTTGTGTTGCTCTTTTCGCCGCTTCCACGACTTCTGCCGCGGAATACTTTGTGGCGACCGACGGACTCGACACAAATTCCGGAACCATCGATGCCCCTTTCGCTTCGATCCAACATGCGGAAACGGTCGTTGTCCCTGGCGATACGGTCTTCATCCGCGGCGGCACGTATCGCATGCAAGAGTCCGACATCGCGCGCAAGCGTCGGATCTGGGCCTATGTCATTCATCTCCGTAAAAGTGGCGAAGAAGGTAAGCCAATTCGATACGTCGCGTACCAGGACGAACGCCCTATCTTTGACTTCTCGGCGGTCAAGCCCGACGGCCATCGCGTGCATGCGTTTGAAGTCGAAGGATCCTGGCTCCATTTGCGAGGCTTGGAAGTGGTCGGCGTTCAAGTCACGATGACAGGGCACACGCAGTCGATCTGCTTTTCCAGCAATGGAAGCCACAACCTATTTGAACAGCTCAGTATGCATCATGGTCATGCCATCGGTATCTATACCGTTCGCGGCTCTGACAATCTGTTTCTGAACTGCGACGCCTACGAAAACCACGATCCGGTTTCTCAAGGGGGACGTGGTGGAAATGTCGATGGCTTTGGCTGTCATCCAACGCGCGGAGCTAAGAACAACGTCTTCCGCGGATGTCGTGCGTGGTTTAACGCTGACGATGGATTCGACTGCATCAGCGCGAACGAAGCAGTTCGCTTTGAAAACTGCTGGGCTTTCTGGAATGGATTTTCTCCGGGGTTTGAAAAACGGGCCGATGGCAACGGTTTCAAAGCGGGAGGCTACGGCATTTCGCCTAACCCGCGCGTTCCCCAAGAGATTCCACGGCATGTCATTCAAAACTGCGTAGCAGTCGCCAATAAGGCGAGCGGATTTTATGCGAATCATCACCCCGGAGGCTGCGACTGGCTGAACAACACAGCCTATCGCAATCCGAAGAACTTCAACATGCTTAATCGCTCGACAGACTTCTCCAAAGACGTCCCAGGTTTCGGGCATGTGCTGAAGAACAATCTCGCGTTCGGCAGTTCGCGTGCGCTGATCGAAATCGATCTCGATCGATGCGAACTGGAAGCCAATACGTTTCCCGACAACTTGCATGTCGACGAAAAAGACTTTGTGCAACTAAAAGACCACTCGCAGCTTACCGCCCCTCGACAAGCCGATGGCAGTTTGCCGGAGATCACTTTCCTTCACCTCGCTCGGCAAAGTAAACTGATCGACGCTGGCGTTGATGTTGGACTGCCGTTCGAGGGAGATGCCCCTGACATCGGTGCTTTTGAAACCTCGCCGTAGCTCCTCTTCCCTTTTCCTATCCAGACTGAGTTCCGCCCATGCAACGCCGCACGTTTCTCGCTGCCACCTCGGCGGCAATGCTGTTTCCTCTTGGTGCCCATGCGGCGAATCCTTCGATGCGTGTTGCTGTCATCGGGCACACCGGGCGAGGGAACTACGGCCATGGTCTGGATACCATGTGGCAAAAGATCGACGACGCCCAAATCGTTGCCCTAGCCGATGCTGATCCGCGTGGACTTTCGCTCGCCACGAAACGACTCGGCTTGGCCCATGGCTTCGACGACTACCGCAAGATGCTCCCCGAAGTGCGTCCAGACATCGTCGCCGTTTGCCCTCGGCATGCCGATCAACATCACGACATGATCCTTGCTGCAATTCATGCTGGTGCGAAAGGGATCTACTGCGAAAAGCCATTCGTTCGCACACCAGCAGAAGCAGACGCCATCCTTGCCGCAGCGGAAAAGCAAGGAACGAAGATCGCCGTTGCTCATCGCAATCGGTACCACCCTGCCCTTGCCCACATCGATGCGTTAATCGAATCAGAGAAGCTTGGCAAAATCCTTGAGCTGCGTGGCAAAGGAAAAGGAGATCGTCGCGGCGGCGGAGAAGATCTCTGGGTCCTGGGTTCGCATGTTTTAAACTTGTTCTGCTACTTCGGTGGCGGCAAGCCCAAAAGTTGCTCGGCAATGATGCTTCAGGATGGTCGTCTGGTCACTGCCGGCGATGTTCATGACGGTGCCGAAGGACTCGGGCCGCTGGCCGGAAACGAAGTCCACGCACGTTATTTGATGGACAACGGCCTAGTCGCCTATTACGAGTCGATTGCGAACGATGGCACCAATGGAAGTGGGTATTGCTTCGAGATCATCGGCAGCCAGGGAACGGTGACCTGGCATATCGATCGCGATCCGGTAGCTCACTTTACTCCCGGCAATCCGTTCGATCCTACTCTGGCCCCACGACAATGGATACCGATTACCTCGGCCGGCGTCGGAAAGCCAGAGACCGACAAACCGTTGATTCAAAGCGTCCACAACCATGTTCGTGCCGGGAATGATTTAATAGCCGCTATGGCAGAAGATCGGGCCCCTGTATGCGACATTCACGAAGGGGCCGCAACCGTTGAAATGATTTGTGGTGTCTTCGACTCGCACCGACAAGGTGGCAAATCGGTTTCGTTCCCGCTTGTCGAACGAAGCAATGCTTTGTCAAAAATGAAGTCTTAAGTCACCAGCCGCTTCTGGCATCGTTCGCCAAACCCTGGCAACAGCGGGTCGCAAGCTGCTCGGGCAGCCAATACCTGGGTATGGACACCCCAAGGACTGAAGTGG is a window of Bremerella sp. TYQ1 DNA encoding:
- a CDS encoding right-handed parallel beta-helix repeat-containing protein; amino-acid sequence: MTPRITLLAVSICVALFAASTTSAAEYFVATDGLDTNSGTIDAPFASIQHAETVVVPGDTVFIRGGTYRMQESDIARKRRIWAYVIHLRKSGEEGKPIRYVAYQDERPIFDFSAVKPDGHRVHAFEVEGSWLHLRGLEVVGVQVTMTGHTQSICFSSNGSHNLFEQLSMHHGHAIGIYTVRGSDNLFLNCDAYENHDPVSQGGRGGNVDGFGCHPTRGAKNNVFRGCRAWFNADDGFDCISANEAVRFENCWAFWNGFSPGFEKRADGNGFKAGGYGISPNPRVPQEIPRHVIQNCVAVANKASGFYANHHPGGCDWLNNTAYRNPKNFNMLNRSTDFSKDVPGFGHVLKNNLAFGSSRALIEIDLDRCELEANTFPDNLHVDEKDFVQLKDHSQLTAPRQADGSLPEITFLHLARQSKLIDAGVDVGLPFEGDAPDIGAFETSP
- a CDS encoding Gfo/Idh/MocA family protein, with protein sequence MQRRTFLAATSAAMLFPLGAHAANPSMRVAVIGHTGRGNYGHGLDTMWQKIDDAQIVALADADPRGLSLATKRLGLAHGFDDYRKMLPEVRPDIVAVCPRHADQHHDMILAAIHAGAKGIYCEKPFVRTPAEADAILAAAEKQGTKIAVAHRNRYHPALAHIDALIESEKLGKILELRGKGKGDRRGGGEDLWVLGSHVLNLFCYFGGGKPKSCSAMMLQDGRLVTAGDVHDGAEGLGPLAGNEVHARYLMDNGLVAYYESIANDGTNGSGYCFEIIGSQGTVTWHIDRDPVAHFTPGNPFDPTLAPRQWIPITSAGVGKPETDKPLIQSVHNHVRAGNDLIAAMAEDRAPVCDIHEGAATVEMICGVFDSHRQGGKSVSFPLVERSNALSKMKS
- a CDS encoding carboxypeptidase-like regulatory domain-containing protein, yielding MTRYLLLLGLFLGLPSLGCYSGSPSTIPGRSPTIPVQGVITLDNEPVANATVMFFCKKLRITSYGKTNENGEFSLTTYDPEDGAPEGRYVVTVKKSEQTITKPSEHPTLPPQSETVQLLPAEYGDLESTSLRATVITGGNNSFPFNLTR